CGTGACCGGCCAGGTCATCAGCGTCAATGGCGGCAGCACCATGCTTTAGGCTCTCGCCATGGCCGAAACAGTCTTTCTCTGCACAGCCGATGAGGTTGTCGAAGGTGAGATCAAGCAGGCTCCCCTGCCCGATGGCACCAACGTCGCTCTGTATCGCGTGGCGGGCACAATCTACGCTACCGCCGACATGTGCACCCATGGCGAGGCGTCGTTGTCGGAGGAAGGCATCATCAACGGCAAGATCGTGGAATGCACCTTCCACTTCGGGACATTCGACGTCACCACGGGCGAGCCGACCGGCATGCCCTGCGAGATTCCGCTGAAGACATATCCCGTCACCGTCGTGGACGGGAAGGTCCAGATCGAGGTCTGACATGCCGCCCCGCCCCAATCGCGCACCCGCTTCGCTCAAGACAGCACGGCGATCGCTGGCGCCGCCGCGCCGCCGGACTCAGGCCGAGAGGACGGCCGAAACGCGGCTGCGGATCCTGAAGGCGGCCGCCAATCTGGTCCGGCGTCGCGGCTATGCGCGATTTCGGACCGCCGAGGTTGCTGCCGAAGCCGGCGTCTCCCGTGGCGCCCAGCTCCATCACTTCCCGACCAAGGATTCCCTCGTCGTCGCCACGCTCGAATATGTGTTCGAGCAGGCGCAGATCCTCAGCCGCCGCCGCGCCGCCACGGTGAACCGGCCACGAGATCTCATCGAGGCTGTCATCGCAGACGCGAGGGAATTCTTCTTCAGTGAGCATTTCATGGTGGCGATCGACATCGTGCTTTCGACGTCCACCGACCAGGCGGTGCGCAGGCAAATTCTGGAGATCTCACGCAAGGCGCGCCGTCCGGTCGAAGCGGCCTGGGCCGAAGCGCTGGTGGCGGGCGGCGTTCCGGCAGCCGTTGCGGCCGATATTGTCGCACTCACCCTCGGCGTCGTCCGCGGCATGGCGGTGCGAACGCTCTGGGACAACGATCCAAAATGGTTCGACCACCTCTTCGGACTGTGGCGCCAGATGATCAAGGTCTTCATCGAAGCTGAACAGAAACGGGGACGGTTACGATGAGAGCTCCCTTGAACGGGACGACGCCACTGATCACGTCGGTCTGCTACGTCCGCCATACGGTCAACGAGCCGCAGGCCTGTGCGCGGTTTATCTCAGATATCTTTGGCCTGCAGCAAGTCGCGAGCCGGGACGGTGAGTTCGCCTTCCGCTCGGACGATCGCTTCCGCACCGTGAGCCTCAGCGACGATCGAGGCGACGGCACCAGCCTCGGCATCGAGGTCTGGGACGACGCAGCGCTGCAGGAGATCGGCGAGCAGCTGCGTGCGCACGGCTTCACCGCGAGATGGGCAAGCCCGGATGAATGCCAGCGGCGATATGTGCAATCAGCCCTGCTTGCCGACGACGCCTCCGGAAATCGCATCGATCTTGTGACCCGCCCGACACGGAGCGGCCGGCGCTATTTTCCGCCGCGCGATGCCGGCATCGTGCAATTCCAGGGCATCGGCCTGCGCAGCATCGACCACGCCCGCGATCTCGCCTTCTGGCGCCTGCTCGGCGCCGAAGTGACCGATTGGGTTGGCGACATCGCGTACTTGCGCATCGACCACCTGCACCATCGCATCGCGCTCTACCCGTCGCTGCGGCCCGGCCTGCTCTACGCCGCCTTCGAGGTCGAGGCGCTCGATCAGATCATGCAGAACAGCTACTTCATGCAGG
The DNA window shown above is from Bradyrhizobium sp. ISRA464 and carries:
- a CDS encoding non-heme iron oxygenase ferredoxin subunit; the encoded protein is MAETVFLCTADEVVEGEIKQAPLPDGTNVALYRVAGTIYATADMCTHGEASLSEEGIINGKIVECTFHFGTFDVTTGEPTGMPCEIPLKTYPVTVVDGKVQIEV
- a CDS encoding VOC family protein, with the protein product MNGTTPLITSVCYVRHTVNEPQACARFISDIFGLQQVASRDGEFAFRSDDRFRTVSLSDDRGDGTSLGIEVWDDAALQEIGEQLRAHGFTARWASPDECQRRYVQSALLADDASGNRIDLVTRPTRSGRRYFPPRDAGIVQFQGIGLRSIDHARDLAFWRLLGAEVTDWVGDIAYLRIDHLHHRIALYPSLRPGLLYAAFEVEALDQIMQNSYFMQENQVKIVQGPGRQPVSQQIFLHVEGPEGLILSYVTGTAEIGDRPRPPRQFPPSATSLCNWGSESKGVPELSAQS
- a CDS encoding TetR/AcrR family transcriptional regulator, whose product is MPPRPNRAPASLKTARRSLAPPRRRTQAERTAETRLRILKAAANLVRRRGYARFRTAEVAAEAGVSRGAQLHHFPTKDSLVVATLEYVFEQAQILSRRRAATVNRPRDLIEAVIADAREFFFSEHFMVAIDIVLSTSTDQAVRRQILEISRKARRPVEAAWAEALVAGGVPAAVAADIVALTLGVVRGMAVRTLWDNDPKWFDHLFGLWRQMIKVFIEAEQKRGRLR